GGTAGGCACCATTGCCATCGACTCCATCCACACCCCTATCAAAAATGTGAAATATCACATTGAAAACTACCGTGTGGAGCAGAAGACCGACTACGAAAAACTGATGCTCGAGGTGATCACTGATGGGTCGATCTATCCTAAGGATGCATTGAAGGAAGCTGCCAAGATTCTCATTCAGCACTTTATGCTCTTTTCCGACGAGCGCATCACAGTGGACCACGAAGAAAAGGGAGTTACCGAAGAATTCGACGAAGGTTCGCTGCATATCCGTCAGCTGCTTAAAACCAAGCTTGTCGATATGGACCTCTCGGTACGCGCACTCAACTGCCTCAAAGCTGCTGATGTGGAAACGCTTGGCGACCTGGTAGCTTTCAACAAGAACGACCTGCTGAAATTCAGGAACTTTGGAAGAAAATCACTTACCGAACTTGAAGAGCTCGTACGCAGCAAAGGCCTGGAGTTCGGCATGAATGTGAGTAAGTATAAACTTGATAAGGAATAGCAGACAGATATGAGACACAACAAAAAAATCAATCACCTCGGAAGGAACAGCGCACATCGCAGTGCGATGCTGGCGAATATGGCGGCTTCGCTCATCCTTCACAAGCGGATTACCACCACCGTAGCTAAAGCCAAAGCGCTCCGTCCGTATATTGAGCCCATGATCACACGCTCTAAAGACGATACTACCCATTCGCGCCGCATGGTTTTTGCTGAATTGCAGAACAAATTTGCTGTAACCGAGCTCTTCAGGGTAGTGGCTCCAAAAGTTGCCGACCGTCCGGGTGGCTACACACGCATCATCAAGCTCGGACACCGTCTGGGCGATGGCGCTGAGCTGGCTCTGATGGAACTCGTAGATTTCAATGAGAATCTGCTCAAAGAAAAAACCGCCAGGAAAGCACGTTCGACAAGGCGTGGTGGTAAGAAATCGGCTAAAGCAACAGCAGAAGCTCCTGCAGCTTCCGAGGCTGCCCCGGCCGATAATGCACAAAGCACAGAGGCCTAAACAAACCCTCGGAAGAGGAAGTGATTTGAATCCCTTTTCCTCAACCGTTTGCAGAAATAAAAGACCGGAAGCAGATGCCTCCGGTCTTTTTGTTTAATGATTAACAGTAACTTTGTGCAAGCTTTTAAAAAACATAAATCATGAGCTATATTACTGATGTTCATGCCCGTCAGATCCTCGACTCGAGGGGCAATCCTACCATTGAGGTAGATGTGATGACCGAAAACGGCATCATGGGTCGCGCTGCAGTTCCTTCCGGAGCTTCAACAGGCGTTCACGAAGCTGTTGAACTTCGCGACAACGACAAGAGCATGTATCTGGGCAAAAGCGTTCTTCAGGCAGTGAAGAATGTAAATGAGATTATTGCCGACGAAATGATCGGATACCACGTGGGCGACCAGGCTGAGATTGATGCCAAACTCATCGAACTGGATGGCACACCCAACAAGAGCAAGCTCGGAGCCAACGCCATTCTTGGTGTATCGCTGGCTGTTGCACATGCCGCTGCTCAGGAAACCAATCAGCCACTGTTCCGCTACCTTGGTGGTGTAGGCGCATACACACTGCCCATCCCGATGATGAATATCATCAATGGTGGTTCGCATGCCGACAACAGCATCGACTTCCAGGAATTTATGATCATGCCGGTAGGTGCCGAATCGTTTGCCCAGGCCATCCGTATGGGCGCCGAAGTGTTTCACAGCCTGAAGTCTGTGCTCAAAAAAATGGGCTATGCCACCAATGTGGGCGACGAAGGCGGTTTCGCTCCCAACCTCAAATCGAATGAAGAAGCTATTCAGGTCATCCTGCAAGCCATTGAAAAAGCTGGCTACAAGCCCGGCGAAGATGTGGCACTGGCGCTCGACCCCGCATCATCAGAATACTATCTGCCAGAAGAAAATGTATATCATCTCCACAAATCGAGCGGCGAAAAACTTACGCCCGCACAGATGGTCGATTATTGGGCAGAATGGGTCAACAAATATCCTATCCTTTCGATTGAAGATGGTATGGCCGAAGACGACTGGGCCGGTTGGAAGCTGATGACCGAGAAGCTTGGCAACAAAATTCAGCTGGTGGGCGACGACTTATTCGTGACCAACGTAGAGCGCCTGCAGAAGGGGATTAACGAGGGTATCTGCAACTCCATCCTGATCAAAGTTAACCAGATCGGTTCGCTCACCGAAACCATCAAATGTGTTCAGCTGGCCTATCGCAACGGCTACACTGCCATCATGAGCCACCGTTCGGGTGAAACCGAAGATACCACCATTGCCGACCTGGCTGTGGCGCTGAATACCGGCCTGATCAAGACCGGATCGGCCAGCCGTACCGACCGTATTGCCAAGTACAATCAGCTGCTTCGTATCGAGGAGCTCCTCGGCAATGCCGCTTACTATCCCGGAAGAAGCTTTAAATACTACCGCTAATCAGGAATAAGCATTTTGAAAAAAGCTGCTGGACGAGTGCCAGCAGCTTTTTTTATTGTTTGCAATCACTGAATCGACAGGATGCTCCACTACTTTCAGGCTTTTAAGTATGCCTGATAAGGAGAAAACAGGTGTTTTTCTCTGGTTTTGACCAAAGGATTGAAAAAAAGATGTTCGTATAAGAATCAGATAATCAATGAGTAATAAAAAACTTAAAATTTTTTCTCTAAAAGTGTTTTGTATTTTGGATAAAGTTTCTACTTTTGCACTCCCGTTTTGCAGGCAGAGAGTTTGGAAGAGGGAGGCAGGCGGGAGCAAACGAGTTCTTTGAACTATTGGAGCCAAAAAGCCAGAGGAAGTCAGGTATTTCTTTGTGGTCATGCGATGGTCACGGGTTTTACCAAGCTTTCGGGCGCAAGAGAGTCAATTCACGGATATAATAGGATAGCGAGAGGCCGGGAGTAACTACTTCGAAGGTATTAATTTTATAAAGGAACAAATACTATGGAGAGTTTGATCCTGGCTCAGGATGAACGCTAGCGGCAGGCTTAATACATGCAAGTCGAACGGTAAGCGGGTAGCGATACCTGCCTAGAGTGGCGCACGGGTGCGTAACGCGTATGCAACCTACCTTTAACTGGGGGATAGCCCGGAGAAATTCGGATTAATACCCCATAGTAACACTGATGGGCATCTGTTGGTGTTTAAAGCTTTTGCGGTTAGAGATGGGCATGCGTTCCATTAGCTAGTTGGTGTGGTAACGGCAGACCAAGGCTACGATGGATAGGGGACCTGAGAGGGCGATCCCCCACACTGGTACTGAGACACGGACCAGACTCCTACGGGAGGCAGCAGTAAGGAATATTGGGCAATGGACGCAAGTCTGACCCAGCCATGCCGCGTGCAGGAAGACGGCCTTATGGGTTGTAAACTGCTTTTGTCAGGGAATAAAAGCCTGTACGGGATACGGGTTTGCAGGTACCTGAAGAATAAGCATCGGCTAACTCCGTGCCAGCAGCCGCGGTAATACGGAGGATGCGAGCGTTATCCGGATTCATTGGGTTTAAAGGGTGCGCAGGCGGGCGAATAAGTCAGGGGTGAAATTCCACGGCTCAACTGTGGGTCTGCCTTTGATACTGTTTGTCTTGAGTTTAGTTGAGGTGGGCGGAATGTAGCATGTAGCGGTGAAATGCATAGATATGCTACAGAACACCGATAGCGGAGGCAGCTCACCAAGCTATAACTGACGCTCATGCACGAAAGCGTGGGGATCAAACAGGATTAGATACCCTGGTAGTCCACGCTGTAAACGATGATCACTCG
This window of the Bacteroidota bacterium genome carries:
- the rplQ gene encoding 50S ribosomal protein L17; the protein is MRHNKKINHLGRNSAHRSAMLANMAASLILHKRITTTVAKAKALRPYIEPMITRSKDDTTHSRRMVFAELQNKFAVTELFRVVAPKVADRPGGYTRIIKLGHRLGDGAELALMELVDFNENLLKEKTARKARSTRRGGKKSAKATAEAPAASEAAPADNAQSTEA
- the eno gene encoding phosphopyruvate hydratase, which gives rise to MSYITDVHARQILDSRGNPTIEVDVMTENGIMGRAAVPSGASTGVHEAVELRDNDKSMYLGKSVLQAVKNVNEIIADEMIGYHVGDQAEIDAKLIELDGTPNKSKLGANAILGVSLAVAHAAAQETNQPLFRYLGGVGAYTLPIPMMNIINGGSHADNSIDFQEFMIMPVGAESFAQAIRMGAEVFHSLKSVLKKMGYATNVGDEGGFAPNLKSNEEAIQVILQAIEKAGYKPGEDVALALDPASSEYYLPEENVYHLHKSSGEKLTPAQMVDYWAEWVNKYPILSIEDGMAEDDWAGWKLMTEKLGNKIQLVGDDLFVTNVERLQKGINEGICNSILIKVNQIGSLTETIKCVQLAYRNGYTAIMSHRSGETEDTTIADLAVALNTGLIKTGSASRTDRIAKYNQLLRIEELLGNAAYYPGRSFKYYR
- a CDS encoding DNA-directed RNA polymerase subunit alpha, which produces MAVLAFQKPEKVIMVESDNTRGVFEFRPLEPGFGITIGNALRRILLSSLEGFAITSVRIDGVLHEFASIDGVVEDVADIVLNLKKIRFKQQIASETTEKVNIVIGDQEQFKAGDINKFLSVFQVLNHDLVICNMNPDVKLSMEITINKGRGYVPAEENKVVNAPVGTIAIDSIHTPIKNVKYHIENYRVEQKTDYEKLMLEVITDGSIYPKDALKEAAKILIQHFMLFSDERITVDHEEKGVTEEFDEGSLHIRQLLKTKLVDMDLSVRALNCLKAADVETLGDLVAFNKNDLLKFRNFGRKSLTELEELVRSKGLEFGMNVSKYKLDKE